A genomic segment from Eremothecium gossypii ATCC 10895 chromosome III, complete sequence encodes:
- the COM2 gene encoding Com2p (Syntenic homolog of Saccharomyces cerevisiae YER130C) yields the protein MTIYQQKSGVNLSYETLLSVGNSTANGSSSQLHQDLRLNFQLHQKDIEQEAMTNDLTGSTLNIPENHSITSCVVGAETPRDSDELPLTMDLLDEFLNLGAQQHTAPQQGKLPATQPRSYKQEPLANPLAPGTSSGQFNAHFHRQFQEQFQQHAALPPNQRTCHYSYQQPQTSQSRLRNYSFAPPGRRLSITGYQSDKPIYYEYEFFGKQSAEEEDEATANEDDTLTTDEEDLYNLSHLMASPGGKARKDSIFSDYGNEMVMPLPQAQQINMQVEDYTPMVGMESMPQWRKMKDIFKWNLFGGGKVDSQPSPAEYIEMNEEEHHQPFRKRYFWSRRPNTPAIQAESQEEASVNPSELVRSSSFDLPLTLECITPSSTDVTSSFTTNTSVTGNELTEPFSHPLKMEQAGIYFKEPLLKMAEQMSSFSSAPDPLDPGITKKRAGMPKTRGRKPSPALDATKPFGCEYCERRFKRQEHLKRHIRSLHMGEKPYGCDICGKKFSRSDNLNQHIKTHSNGATERKL from the coding sequence ATGACAATATACCAGCAAAAGAGTGGAGTCAATCTATCGTACGAAACCTTGTTATCAGTTGGGAATAGTACTGCGAATGGTTCCAGCAGTCAATTGCATCAAGACCTTCGACTTAACTTCCAACTTCATCAAAAAGACATTGAACAAGAAGCAATGACGAACGACCTAACGGGCAGCACTCTGAACATACCCGAAAACCATAGCATTACTTCCTGCGTAGTGGGTGCTGAGACACCGCGCGATTCTGACGAGCTACCACTTACCATGGATCTTCTCGATGAATTTCTGAATCTCGGGGCGCAGCAGCATACAGCGCCGCAGCAGGGCAAGCTACCAGCAACACAGCCACGAAGCTACAAGCAAGAACCTCTAGCGAACCCTTTAGCGCCGGGCACCTCATCCGGGCAATTTAACGCCCATTTTCACAGGCAGTTCCAAGAGCAGTTCCAGCAGCATGCAGCGCTACCGCCTAACCAGCGCACCTGCCATTACTCATATCAGCAACCACAGACGTCACAGAGTAGATTGCGCAATTACTCATTTGCTCCCCCGGGCCGGCGTCTGTCTATCACAGGATACCAGAGCGATAAACCTATATATTACGAGTACGAATTCTTTGGAAAGCAAAGTGCAGAAGAGGAAGATGAAGCTACGGCAAATGAAGATGATACTTTGACCACAGATGAGGAAGATCTGTACAACCTGTCTCATCTGATGGCATCGCCCGGAGGCAAGGCACGGAAGGACTCTATATTCAGTGATTATGGAAATGAGATGGTCATGCCATTGCCACAGGCACAGCAGATAAATATGCAGGTCGAAGACTACACACCAATGGTGGGAATGGAATCTATGCCACAATGGCGCAAGATGAAGGACATTTTCAAATGGAATCTTTTTGGAGGCGGTAAAGTAGACTCGCAACCGTCTCCAGCAGAATACATAGAGATGAACGAGGAGGAGCATCATCAACCCTTTAGGAAAAGGTACTTCTGGTCACGCAGGCCAAATACGCCTGCCATTCAAGCTGAATCGCAGGAGGAGGCTTCGGTTAACCCTAGTGAACTGGTCCGTTCAAGTTCATTTGACCTCCCTTTAACACTGGAATGCATCACCCCTTCATCGACGGATGTGACAAGCTCATTCACGACTAACACAAGTGTTACGGGAAATGAGCTGACAGAGCCATTCTCCCATCCATTGAAGATGGAACAAGCCGGCATATACTTCAAGGAACCTCTTTTGAAAATGGCCGAGCAGATGTCATCATTCTCTTCTGCACCAGACCCGCTGGACCCGGGCATCACCAAGAAACGAGCAGGCATGCCGAAGACTCGGGGTAGAAAGCCGTCACCAGCCCTAGATGCTACAAAACCTTTTGGCTGTGAATACTGTGAGCGTAGGTTCAAGCGCCAGGAACATCTAAAGAGGCATATAAGATCACTACATATGGGGGAAAAACCATATGGATGCGATATCTGCGGAAAGAAGTTTAGCAGAAGTGATAATCTGAACCAGCACATAAAGACACATTCCAACGGTGCTACCGAAAGGAAGTTGTAA
- the STR3 gene encoding cystathionine beta-lyase STR3 (Syntenic homolog of Saccharomyces cerevisiae YGL184C (STR3)), with the protein MRGGSQESRLVCVGEHGDQHGASVPALYQSTTFKQRTLDGQAYDYTRSGNPTRTVAEGQVGRLYGVGPEQVMAVASGMTALDVVLRAVLRRGGRGTVIAGDDLYGGTQRLLGLLAETGQARVVHVDTADTAAFCAAVAAAGEVACVLLESPTNPLMKVADVPALVAHVKAHAPGCRVVVDNTMMSGLNCNPLRLGADYVYESATKYLNGHHDIMAGVIVAATRALAEEAYFVVNSVGAGLAPMDAWLLIRGLKTLSLRLYKQQHNAMVLAHWLREVCGFRAVGGNHALQTRFVGLRSHPQHKLHRSFNRGPGAVLSIQTGDTALSERIVCSKKLQFWGVTVSFGCVNSLISMPCRMSHASIDPELRKARQFPEDLIRLSCGVEDVEDLQQDLLAALEDAGAVVVRDGGRTIVNRLNGHIGTHVSSSEQRCIYRDFFGDSSNPSLEVGSLVAKL; encoded by the coding sequence ATGCGGGGCGGTTCTCAGGAGAGCAGGCTAGTGTGCGTGGGCGAGCACGGGGACCAGCACGGAGCGAGCGTGCCGGCGCTGTACCAGAGCACGACGTTCAAGCAGCGGACGCTGGACGGGCAGGCGTACGACTACACGCGGTCCGGGAATCCGACGCGGACGGTGGCGGAGGGCCAGGTGGGGCGGCTTTACGGGGTGGGGCCGGAGCAGGTGATGGCGGTGGCGAGCGGGATGACGGCGCTGGACGTGGTGCTGCGAGCGGTGCtgcggcggggcgggcggggAACGGTGATTGCCGGGGACGACCTGTACGGGGGGAcgcagcggctgctggGGCTGCTGGCGGAGACGGGGCAGGCGCGAGTGGTGCACGTGGACACGGCGGACACGGCGGCGTTCTgcgcggcggtggcggcggcgggaGAGGTGGCGTgcgtgctgctggagtCGCCGACGAACCCGCTGATGAAGGTGGCGGACGTGCCGGCACTGGTGGCGCACGTGAAGGCGCACGCGCCCGGGTGCCGCGTGGTTGTGGACAACACGATGATGAGCGGGCTGAACTGCAACCCGCTGCGGCTGGGCGCGGACTACGTGTACGAGTCTGCGACCAAATACCTGAACGGGCACCACGACATCATGGCGGGCGTGATTGTGGCGGCCACACgggcgctggcggaggAGGCGTACTTCGTGGTGAACTCGGTCGGCGCGGGCCTGGCACCGATGGACGCGTGGCTGCTGATCCGCGGGCTCAAGACGCTGAGCCTGCGCCTGTACAAGCAGCAGCACAACGCAATGGTGCTTGCCCACTGGCTGCGCGAGGTGTGCGGCTTCCGCGCGGTGGGCGGCAACCACGCGCTGCAGACGCGATTTGTCGGGCTGCGCTCGCACCCGCAGCACAAACTGCACCGCAGCTTCAACCGCGGGCCGGGCGCTGTCTTGTCGATCCAGACGGGGGACACTGCGCTATCCGAACGCATAGTGTGCTCGAAGAAGCTCCAGTTCTGGGGCGTCACCGTGTCCTTCGGCTGTGTCAACTCTCTGATCTCAATGCCCTGCCGCATGTCGCATGCGTCCATAGACCCGGAGCTGCGGAAGGCCCGGCAGTTCCCCGAGGACCTGATACGACTGTCATGCGGCGTGGAGGACGTGGAGGACCTGCAGCAGGACCTGCTGGCCGCCCTAGAGGACGCTGGCGCGGTGGTAGTGCGTGACGGTGGGCGCACCATCGTGAACAGGCTCAATGGCCACATAGGCACTCATGTGTCTTCCTCAGAGCAACGCTGCATCTATCGTGACTTCTTCGGCGACAGCTCGAACCCTAGCCTAGAGGTGGGGAGCCTCGTTGCCAAACTGTAA
- the MND1 gene encoding Mnd1p (Syntenic homolog of Saccharomyces cerevisiae YGL183C (MND1); 1-intron), which yields MPPKRAVVTLAEKKARVLKFFQEEHSIYSIKDLEKLIPKKCAGVSSMLVKDIVQQLIDEDGLISVEKCGNVNVYWCFKNQLVGKMCTEMQAMKARSEESQVRLQELQAAINSEKKHARAAAFRSEGVSYTRAALLTEHDELGRQLAALQSAYRKLEDTKWDETKIDSYCRGVRSKLEQLDKITDNIEVIVSFLMRRHAVSRAELAAALDMPEEFEEFEDLRKSLP from the exons ATG CCGCCCAAGCGTGCCGTCGTAACGCTGGCCGAGAAGAAGGCGCGGGTGCTGAAGTTCTTCCAGGAGGAGCACAGCATATACAGCATAAAAGATCTGGAGAAGCTGATTCCTAAGAAATGCGCAGGGGTGTCGTCTATGCTTGTCAAGGACAtcgtgcagcagctgatCGACGAAGACGGTCTGATATCAGTGGAAAAGTGCGGCAACGTCAATGTATATTGGTGCTTCAAAAACCAGCTGGTCGGCAAAATGTGCACCGAGATGCAGGCGATGAAGGCGCGCAGTGAGGAGTCGCAGGTGCGGTTGCAAGAGCTGCAGGCAGCCATAAATTCCGAGAAGAAGCACGCGCGGGCGGCCGCATTCAGGTCGGAGGGCGTCAGCTACACGCGGGCGGCCCTGCTGACCGAGCACGACGAGCTCGGGcggcagctggcggcgttGCAGAGCGCGTATCGGAAGCTAGAGGATACGAAGTGGGACGAAACAAAGATAGACAGCTATTGCCGGGGCGTTCGCAGCaagctggagcagctggacaAAATCACGGATAACATCGAGGTGATAGTGAGCTTCCTGATGCGTCGGCATGCGGTCAGTCGGGCGGAGCTCGCTGCTGCACTTGACATGCCAGAAGAATTCGAAGAGTTTGAGGACTTGCGGAAGTCGCTGCCATAG
- a CDS encoding Zn(II)2Cys6 transcription factor (NOHBY305; No homolog in Saccharomyces cerevisiae; Syntenic homolog of Kluyveromyces lactis KLLA0C17050g) has translation MADKGLKVITIKDQSAVVLEDGTVYKVQHKRQRRVLNCMPCHKRKVKCNRARPVCDHCEKNRYACAYFVNDRVSRGGQNKVPRESKLRLMRVIEQARRAVEQGAADEAGGGAAAGAGGAAEVVGGAAEGAALEQALEQALEQALEQALEQALERERHAELLEYYRVAVAPVLPLVDMEGYTRDAEAFWATWDGELDSERLDFLLLHMPLMYVSLKAQYHETNGAQLVEEVCMYHGLIRQLYALYDFPNKFTMRSLTGNVLLNSAVENPNISSVAQLARLAQRLQLTADPEYVPGSREMADVQFRRIIFWQIFQLDTLTSLQNRLPPLLRYNECETSLPSEFDEGGKLNPNLCFLNAKYQFVILVNDVCRMDAALSRSVLSDKDLLEFRERVAQLHALCANKASLLTDYSRRCAIQAPVASFTCWAIFMLNTFADRAVLLHQDMLLRTMAKWKKQKDLESQLEQVPSSKFSDEFRIFHSIITDGGTSIAAYMKNISTSNACNTMSMLFPATLHCLQEFVNYYKGKHISSFNWLLLIGTLPMAAVTFALRTLMVDLIHARDSSGTISLKTDLRFKLLYQVVTMIESRLQTSAAVYKSSLTLARLFLRLVLLKFGTPDDMERIQLNPSVTNNISSQLPSPLPFSQQTAWPANVLKLTQNHSMPHTTALTVEQPLYGFSHNPRATQGQQEHFRSLQRHGTSELSVCNTDPQRALQGMPCTPLPTVQHTPPISGYSLDNNSDQRSIWHDFPTPLSADDALSQAESMDHATELSHIRSEVERYVRLISASGKARDGESVSLDGTYFQEFECTLLEVIQTTLSM, from the coding sequence ATGGCAGACAAGGGGCTGAAGGTAATCACGATCAAAGACCAGAGCGCGGTGGTGCTGGAGGATGGGACGGTGTACAAGGTGCAACACAAAAGGCAGCGGCGAGTGCTGAACTGCATGCCGTGCCACAAGCGGAAGGTGAAGTGCAACCGGGCGCGCCCGGTGTGCGACCACTGCGAGAAGAACCGGTACGCGTGCGCGTACTTCGTGAACGATCGGGTGTCGCGCGGGGGGCAGAACAAGGTGCCGCGGGAGAGCAAGCTGCGGTTGATGCGAGTGATCGagcaggcgcggcgggcggtggagcagggcgcggcggacgaggcgggcggcggcgcggcggcgggcgcgggcggcgcggcagaggtcgtgggcggcgcggcagagggtgcggcgctggagcaggcgctggagcaggcgctggagcaggcgctggagcaggcgctggagcaggcgctggagcgggagcggcacgcggagctgctggagtACTACCGGGTGGCGGTGGCGCCGGTGCTGCCGCTGGTGGACATGGAGGGGTACACGCGGGACGCGGAGGCGTTCTGGGCGACGTGGGACGGCGAGCTGGACAGCGAGCGGCTGGActtcctgctgctgcacatGCCGCTGATGTACGTGTCGCTGAAGGCGCAGTACCACGAGACGAATGGCGCGCAGCTGGTCGAGGAGGTGTGCATGTACCACGGCCTGATACGACAGCTGTATGCGCTGTACGACTTTCCGAACAAGTTCACGATGCGGTCGCTGACCGGCAACGTGCTGCTGAACTCCGCGGTCGAGAACCCCAACATTTCGTCGGTGGCCCAACTGGCTCGGCTggcgcagcggctgcagctGACCGCGGACCCGGAGTACGTCCCTGGCAGTCGCGAAATGGCAGACGTCCAGTTCCGCCGCATCATCTTCTGGCAGATTTTCCAGCTGGACACGTTGACGTCACTTCAGAACAGACttcctccgctgctcagATACAACGAGTGCGAGACCTCGCTGCCCTCAGAGTTTGACGAGGGCGGCAAGCTGAACCCGAATCTCTGTTTTCTGAACGCCAAGTACCAGTTTGTGATCCTGGTGAACGACGTCTGCCGGATGGACGCCGCTCTCAGCCGGAGTGTGCTAAGTGATAAAGATCTTCTAGAATTTAGGGAGCGGGTCGCCCAGTTACATGCGCTTTGCGCGAACAAGGCATCGCTGCTAACGGATTACtcgcgccgctgcgcgaTCCAGGCACCTGTAGCTAGCTTTACATGCTGGGCTATATTCATGCTGAACACCTTCGCCGATAGGGCTGTGCTGCTTCACCAGGATATGCTCCTCCGGACCATGGCCAAATGGAAAAAACAGAAGGATCTCGAGTCTCAGCTGGAACAGGTGCCGTCAAGCAAGTTCAGTGACGAGTTCCGAATTTTCCATTCTATTATCACAGATGGAGGCACGAGTATTGCCGCGTACATGAAGAATATCTCCACAAGCAACGCCTGCAACACCATGAGTATGTTGTTCCCGGCGACACTTCACTGTCTGCAAGAATTTGTCAACTACTACAAGGGGAAGCACATTTCCTCATTCAACTGGCTGCTCTTGATTGGCACTCTGCCTATGGCTGCCGTTACTTTTGCACTGAGGACTCTTATGGTAGACTTAATACATGCGCGCGATTCCAGTGGCACCATTTCTTTGAAGACGGATCTACGATTTAAGCTTCTTTACCAAGTTGTCACAATGATCGAGTCCAGACTTCAGACCAGTGCCGCAGTTTACAAGTCTTCCTTGACCCTGGCGAGATTGTTCCTCAGACTAGTGCTGCTAAAGTTCGGTACTCCGGATGACATGGAACGGATTCAGCTCAATCCAAGCGTTACTAATAATATTAGTTCGCAGCTTCCCAGCCCGCTACCGTTCTCACAACAAACTGCCTGGCCTGCAAATGTATTGAAGCTGACACAAAACCATTCTATGCCGCATACCACAGCTCTTACTGTTGAACAACCACTATATGGCTTCTCACATAATCCACGTGCTACACAAGGCCAGCAGGAGCATTTCAGATCGCTACAGCGGCATGGAACATCGGAACTTTCTGTCTGTAATACCGACCCACAGCGCGCACTACAAGGTATGCCCTGTACACCGCTACCCACCGTGCAACACACGCCTCCAATTAGCGGATACTCTCTAGACAACAATTCCGACCAAAGAAGTATTTGGCATGACTTCCCCACCCCGCTAAGCGCTGACGATGCCCTTTCTCAGGCTGAGTCTATGGATCATGCTACAGAGCTCTCGCACATCCGATCTGAAGTAGAGCGCTACGTCAGGCTAATCAGTGCCTCAGGGAAAGCTAGAGATGGGGAGAGTGTCTCACTCGATGGTACATATTTTCAGGAATTCGAATGCACCCTCCTAGAGGTCATCCAGACTACGCTTTCAATGTAG